The following proteins are encoded in a genomic region of Mus caroli chromosome 18, CAROLI_EIJ_v1.1, whole genome shotgun sequence:
- the Pcdhb2 gene encoding protocadherin beta-2, translating into MEAGEEMEQILKKRQVLLFFVLLGIAQAGSTIRRYSVEEEAENGVFVANLLKDLGLEVEELAARGPRVISKGKKLNLEFNRQTGDLLLREKLDREELCGPAEPCVVPFQVLLGNPLQIFQAELQIRDINDHSPVFLDKEIILKISESTASGTTFLIERAQDLDVGSNGLQTYTISPNFYFHLNLQNSPDGTVLPQLVLDKVLDREERSEIRLILTALDGGNPPRSGTVQILIEVLDINDNAPAFSKLRYEVQVPENSPVGSQVATVSARDLDIGDHGNIAYAFSQASEDIRKTFRMNATSGEILLVKTLDFESIQAYTICVQATDGGGLSGSSVVIVQVMDLNDNPPELTMSTFTNHIPENAPETVIAVFSVADSDSGDNGKMVCSIQEDLPFILKPSFENFYTLMTNTALDRETRSQYNITIMVSDLGTPRLTAQHTIIVQVSDINDNAPAFTQTSYTIFVRENNSPALHIGTISATDSDSGSNAHITYSLLPSQDPQLALHSLVSINADNGQLFALRALDYEDQQTFKFHVGATDGGSPALSSQTLVSVVVLDDNDNAPFVLYPLQNSSAPYTELLPRAAEPGYLVTKVVAVDRDSGQNAWLSFQLLKATEPGLFSVWAHNGEVRTTRLLNERDAPKHRLLLLVKDNGEPPRSASVTLQVLVVDGFSQPYLPLPEVSRDPAQDEDMLTLYLVIALASVSSLFLLSVLLFVGVRLCRRARATSLGGCSMPEGHFPAHLVDVGGAGTLSQSYQYEVCLTGDTGTPDFKFLKPIIPNFLLQSSETDNDTNPSYRNSFEFS; encoded by the coding sequence atggaggctggagaggaaaTGGAGCAAATTCTGAAAAAAAGGCAAGTCCTGCTGTTCTTTGTTTTGCTGGGCATAGCTCAGGCTGGGTCCACAATTAGGCGCTATTCggtggaggaggaagcagagaacgGTGTTTTTGTGGCAAATTTGTTAAAGGACCTGGGGCTGGAGGTAGAGGAACTCGCTGCACGGGGACCGCGAGTCATTTCCAAAGGGAAAAAATTGAACTTAGAATTCAATAGGCAAACAGGAGATTTGTTGTTAAGGGAGAAACTGGACCGGGAGGAGCTGTGCGGACCTGCTGAACCCTGTGTGGTACCTTTCCAGGTGTTACTGGGAAATCCTTTGCAGATTTTTCAGGCTGAGCTACAGATTAGGGACATAAATGATCATTCTCCCGTTTTTCTggacaaagaaataattttgaaaatttcagaAAGTACTGCTTCTGGTACCACTTTCCTAATAGAACGTGCGCAAGACTTAGATGTAGGAAGCAACGGTCTCCAAACTTACACAATCAGCCCCAATTTCTATTTTCATCTTAATCTACAAAACAGTCCTGATGGCACAGTATTGCCACAGCTGGTTCTGGACAAAGTGCTGGATCGGGAGGAGCGATCTGAAATCAGATTAATACTCACAGCTCTAGATGGTGGGAATCCACCCAGGTCTGGCACCGTCCAAATCCTTATTGAAGTCTTAGACATCAATGACAATGCCCCGGCGTTTTCAAAGCTTCGCTATGAGGTTCAGGTCCCAGAGAACAGTCCTGTTGGATCCCAGGTTGCTACTGTCTCTGCTAGGGATTTAGACATTGGGGACCATGGAAATATAGCTTACGCCTTTTCCCAAGCCTCTGAAGACATTCGGAAAACGTTTCGAATGAATGCAACATCCGGAGAAATCCTTTTAGTAAAGACACTGGATTTTGAATCCATCCAGGCATATACAATATGTGTTCAGGCTACAGATGGTGGGGGACTTTCTGGAAGCAGTGTGGTGATTGTTCAAGTAATGGATTTGAATGACAACCCTCCAGAACTGACTATGTCCACATTTACCAATCACATCCCAGAAAACGCCCCGGAAACCGTAATTGCTGTGTTCAGTGTTGCAGATTCTGACTCTGGAGACAATGGAAAAATGGTTTGCTCCATCCAAGAAGatcttccttttattctaaaaCCCTCATTTGAGAACTTTTACACTCTTATGACAAACACAGCCCTGGATCGAGAGACCAGATCACAGTACAACATCACTATCATGGTCTCAGACCTGGGCACACCCAGGCTCACAGCTCAGCACACCATAATAGTGCAGGTGTCTGACATCAACGACAACGCCCCCGCCTTCACGCAAACCTCCTATACCATATTTGTCCGAGAAAACAACAGCCCCGCCCTGCACATAGGCACCATCAGTGCCACAGACTCAGACTCAGGCTCTAATGCCCACATCACCTACTCGCTGCTGCCGTCCCAAGACCCGCAGTTGGCCCTCCATTCCCTGGTCTCCATCAATGCAGACAACGGGCAGCTGTTCGCGCTCAGGGCGCTGGACTATGAGGACCAGCAGACCTTCAAGTTCCATGTGGGCGCTACAGATGGAGGATCGCCAGCACTCAGCAGCCAGACTCTGGTGAGCGTGGTGGTGTTGGATGACAATGATAATGCGCCCTTCGTGCTCTACCCGCTGCAGAACTCTTCTGCGCCCTACACTGAGCTGCTGCCCAGGGCTGCGGAGCCCGGATACCTAGTCACCAAGGTAGTGGCAGTGGACCGCGACTCTGGTCAGAATGCCTGGCTGTCATTCCAGCTGCTCAAGGCCACCGAGCCCGGACTGTTCAGCGTGTGGGCGCACAATGGTGAGGTGCGCACCACCAGGCTGCTGAATGAGAGAGATGCACCCAagcacaggctgctgctgctggtgaagGACAATGGAGAGCCTCCGCGCTCTGCCAGCGTCACATTGCAGGTGCTAGTGGTGGATGGCTTCTCTCAGCCCTACCTTCCTCTGCCAGAGGTGTCCCGCGACCCTGCCCAAGATGAGGACATGCTAACACTCTACCTGGTCATTGCCTTGGCCTCTgtatcttctctcttcctcctgtctgtaCTGCTGTTCGTGGGGGTGAGGCTGTGCAGGAGGGCCAGAGCCACCTCGCTGGGTGGCTGCTCTATGCCCGAAGGCCACTTTCCAGCCCACCTGGTAGATGTTGGCGGCGCGGGAACCCTGTCCCAGAGTTACCAATATGAGGTGTGCCTGACTGGAGATACTGGCACCCCAGATTTCAAGTTCTTGAAACCAATCATCCCCAATTTCCTCCTTCAGAGTTCAGAGACAGATAATGATACAAACCCTAGTTACAGGAATAGTTTTGAATTCAGTTAA
- the Pcdhb3 gene encoding protocadherin beta-3 produces MEAREERFLKQRQVLLLFVFLGGSLAGSRSRRYSVAEEKEKGFVIANLAKDLGLSIEELAERRAQAISKGNIQYFQLSHQTGDLLLVEKLDREELCGSTEPCVLHFQVLLHDPLQFITNELEVIDVNDHAPEFFENAMQLKVLENSVPGTVIPLGNAVDLDVGRNGLQNYTVSPTSHFHVHTRRRRDGRKYPELVLDRALDREEQSEISLTLTALDGGSPPRSGTTQVHILVLDTNDNAPEFTQSLYEVQILETSPIGSVITTVSASDLDMGNFGAISYVFFHASEEILKTFQLNSSTGNIQLLKGLDYETINTYEVDVEAKDGGGLSGKCTVIVQVLDVNDNPPELTLSSVNSLIPENSAETVVAVFSVSDLDSGDNRRVTCSIQNDLPFILKPSVENFYTIASEGALDRESRAEYNITITVSDLGTPRLTTQHTITVQVSDINDNAPTFTQTSYTMFVRENNSPALHIGTISATDSDSGSNAYITYSLLPPHDPQLVLDSLISINADNGQLFALRALDYEVLQAFEFHVGATDRGSPALSSQALVRVVVLDDNDNAPFVLYPLQNASAPCTELLPRAAEPGYLVTKVVAVDRDSGQNAWLSFQLLKSTEPGLFSVWAHNGEVRTARLLSERDMLKQKLLLLVKDNGEPPRSASVTLNVLLVDGFSQPYLPLPEVARESVQNDVDLLTLYLVIALASVSSLFLLSVLLFVGVRLCRRARAACCSVPEGHFPGHLVDVSGMGTLSQSYQYEVCLTGDAGTGEFKFLNPVIPNLFLEESERS; encoded by the coding sequence atggaggccagagaggaacGCTTTCTTAAACAAAGGCAAGtcttgcttctctttgtttttctgggtgGGTCTCTTGCTGGGTCCAGGTCTCGGCGCTATTCTGTGgcggaggaaaaggagaagggctTTGTAATAGCCAATCTAGCAAAGGATCTGGGGCTTAGTATAGAAGAACTGGCTGAAAGGAGAGCTCAAGCTATCTCCAAAGGGAACATACAGTATTTTCAGCTCAGTCATCAGACCGGAGATTTGCTCTTGGTTGAGAAATTGGACCGGGAGGAGCTGTGCGGCTCGACAGAGCCTTGTGTGCTGCACTTTCAGGTGTTGCTGCATGATCCTTTGCAGTTTATTACAAATGAGCTCGAGGTCATAGATGTAAATGACCATGCCCCGGAGTTCTTTGAAAATGCAATGCAGCTGAAAGTCCTGGAAAACTCCGTGCCTGGGACAGTAATTCCTTTGGGAAATGCGGTGGACCTGGATGTGGGAAGAAACGGACTCCAGAACTACACGGTCTCTCCCACGTCTCATTTTCATGTTCACACCCGACGTCGCAGGGATGGAAGGAAGTATCCAGAACTAGTTCTAGACAGAGCTCTGGatcgggaagagcagtcagagatCAGTTTAACTCTCACAGCCCTGGATGGAGGATCCCCGCCTCGTTCTGGAACTACCCAGGTCCATATCCTGGTCTTAGACACAAATGATAATGCCCCAGAGTTTACACAGTCACTCTACGAGGTTCAAATTTTAGAGACAAGCCCTATTGGCTCTGTCATtaccactgtctctgcctctgacttAGATATGGGGAATTTTGGTGCAATATCATATGTATTTTTTCACGCTTCTGAAGAAATTCTCAAAACTTTTCAACTGAACTCCAGTACTGGTAATATACAACTACTTAAGGGTTTGGATTATGAAACAATTAATACCTATGAGGTTGACGTAGAGGCCAAGGATGGTGGAGGCCTTTCAGGGAAATGCACAGTCATAGTTCAGGTACTTGATGTGAACGATAACCCACCAGAACTGACCCTGTCATCAGTTAACAGTCTTATCCCCGAGAATTCAGCAGAGACTGTGGTGGCTGTTTTCAGTGTTTCTGATTTAGACTCTGGAGACAACAGAAGAGTGACATGTTCCATCCAGAACGACCTCCCCTTCATCTTGAAACCATCTGTAGAGAACTTCTATACTATAGCGTCCGAAGGGGCTTTggacagagaaagcagagctgaGTACAACATCACCATCACAGTCTCCGACCTGGGCACTCCCAGGCTCACAACCCAGCACACCATAACAGTGCAGGTGTCTGACATCAACGACAACGCCCCCACCTTCACCCAAACCTCCTACACCATGTTCGTCCGTGagaacaacagccctgccctgcacATAGGCACCATCAGTGCCACAGACTCAGACTCAGGCTCCAATGCCTACATCACCTACTCGCTGCTGCCGCCCCACGACCCACAGCTGGTCCTCGATTCACTCATCTCCATCAATGCTGACAACGGGCAGCTGTTCGCGCTCAGGGCGCTGGACTATGAGGTCCTGCAGGCCTTCGAGTTCCACGTGGGTGCCACAGACCGAGGCTCACCTGCACTCAGCAGCCAGGCTCTGGTGCGCGTGGTGGTGCTGGATGACAATGACAATGCGCCCTTCGTGCTCTACCCACTGCAGAACGCTTCTGCGCCCTGCACTGAGCTGCTGCCCAGGGCGGCGGAGCCTGGATACCTGGTCACCAAGGTGGTGGCAGTGGACCGCGACTCTGGCCAGAATGCCTGGCTGTCATTCCAGCTGCTCAAGTCCACAGAGCCCGGGTTGTTCAGCGTGTGGGCTCACAATGGCGAGGTGCGCACCGCCAGGCTGCTGAGCGAGCGCGATATGCTCAAGCAAAAGCTGCTGTTACTGGTCAAGGACAATGGAGAGCCTCCGCGCTCTGCAAGTGTCACCCTGAATGTGCTGTTAGTGGATGGCTTTTCTCAAccctacctgcctttgcctgagGTGGCGCGCGAGTCCGTCCAAAACGACGTGGACTTGCTCACGTTGTACTTAGTCATCGCCTTGGcatctgtgtcttctctcttcctcttgtctGTGCTGCTGTTTGTGGGGGTGAGACTGTGCAGGAGGGCCAGAGCAGCTTGCTGCTCTGTGCCTGAGGGACACTTTCCTGGCCACCTGGTGGACGTCAGCGGTATGGGGACCCTGTCACAGAGCTACCAGTATGAGGTGTGTCTGACAGGAGATGCTGGGACTGGTGAGTTCAAATTCCTGAATCCGGTGATACCAAACCTGTTTCTGGAAGAATCTGAAAGAAGTTAA
- the LOC110284912 gene encoding protocadherin beta-8-like, with protein sequence METALAKRSQQRQVVFLTMLLLLCVSGSEAIKYSMPEETESGYLVANLAQDLGIRVGELAAREARVHHRGIKDLLQLDAETGNLFLKEKLDREVLCGATEPCVLHFQIILKNPVQFFQTELQLTDINDHSPEFPDMEMLLTIPESAQPGTVFPLKAAQDPDIGSNAVQNYTVSPNLHFHVITLSRSDGRKYPELVLDRALDREEQPELTLILMALDGGAPRRSGMTTVHIEIMDINDNAPQFVQSLYEVQVPENFPLDALVVTVSARDLDAGIYGNIAYSLFQGDGDSQPFVINEITGEIRLSKKLDFEVTPYYNVEIAAADGGGLSGKCTVAVQVLDVNDNAPELTISTLSSPIPENSPETVVAVFGVFDPDSGDNGRMVCSIQNELPFLLKSTFENYYTLATERPLDRESIAEYNITITVSDMGTPRLATQHTIKVQVSDINDNAPAFTQTSYTLFVHENNSPALHIGTISATDSDSGSNAHITYSLLPSQDPQLALSSLISINADNGQLFALRALDYEALQAFEFRVGATDGGSPALSSQTLVRVVVLDDNDNAPFVLYPLQNASAPYTELLPRAAEPGYLVTKVVAVDRDSGQNAWLSFQLLKATEPGLFSVWAHNGEVRTTRLLSERDAPKHRLLLLVKDNGEPLRSASVTMHVLVVDGFSQPYLPLPEVALDPTREEDNLTLYLVISLASVSSLFLLSVLLFVGVRLCRRAREASLGGCSVPEGHFPGHLVDVSGAGTLSQSYQYEVCLSGDSGITDFKFLKPSIPNSLIPDNYMLNS encoded by the coding sequence ATGGAGACAGCGCTAGCAAAAAGATCACAACAAAGGCAAGTTGTTTTTCTTACTATGctgttgcttttgtgtgtgtctggttcAGAGGCGATTAAATATTCCATGCCAGAAGAAACAGAGAGTGGCTACTTGGTGGCTAACCTGGCACAAGATCTGGGGATCAGGGTTGGGGAACTGGCAGCTAGAGAGGCACGAGTCCATCACAGAGGAATCAAAGACCTCTTGCAGctggatgcagagacaggaaatCTGTTCTTGAAGGAAAAATTAGACCGTGAGGTGCTGTGCGGGGCGACAGAACCCTGTGTGCTGCACTTCCAGATCATACTGAAAAACCCTGTGCAGTTCTTTCAAACTGAACTGCAGCTCACAGATATAAATGACCACTCTCCGGAGTTCCCTGACATGGAAATGCTCCTAACAATCCCTGAGAGCGCCCAGCCAGGGACTGTGTTTCCTCTGAAGGCAGCTCAGGACCCTGACATAGGGAGCAACGCTGTTCAGAACTATACAGTCAGTCCCAACCTCCATTTCCATGTCATTACTCTCAGTCGCTCAGATGGCAGGAAATACCCAGAGCTGGTGCTGGACAGAGCCCTGGACAGGGAGGAGCAGCCTGAGCTCACTTTAATCCTCATGGCTCTGGATGGGGGAGCTCCACGAAGGTCTGGGATGACCACAGTTCATATTGAAATCATGGACATCAATGACAATGCTCCCCAGTTTGTACAATCGCTCTATGAGGTGCAGGTTCCTGAGAATTTCCCCCTTGATGCCTTAGTTGTCACAGTCTCTGCCAGGGATTTAGATGCTGGGATATATGGCAATATAGCCTACTCTCTGTTTCAAGGTGATGGAGACTCCCAACCATTTGTAATAAATGAAATCACAGGAGAAATCCGTCTAAGCAAAAAGTTGGATTTTGAAGTAACTCCATACTATAATGTGGAAATCGCAGCTGCGGATGGAGGGGGACTTTCAGGAAAATGCACTGTAGCTGTTCAGGTGTTGGATGTGAATGATAATGCTCCAGAGTTGACGATCTCTACGCTCTCAAGCCCTATCCCCGAAAACTCCCCAGAGACTGTCGTTGctgtgtttggtgtttttgaCCCGGATTCTGGGGACAATGGGAGGATGGTGTGCTCTATTCAGAACGaacttccatttcttttaaagtcCACATTTGAGAACTATTATACTTTAGCGACAGAGAGGCCACTGGATAGAGAGAGTATCGCTGAGTACAACATCACCATCACTGTCTCAGACATGGGCACACCCAGGCTCGCAACCCAGCACACTATAAAAGTGCAGGTGTCTGACATCAACGACAACGCCCCCGCCTTCACGCAAACCTCCTACACCCTGTTTGTCCACGAGAACAACAGCCCCGCCCTGCACATAGGCACCATCAGTGCCACAGACTCAGACTCAGGCTCTAATGCCCACATCACCTACTCGCTGCTGCCGTCCCAGGACCCTCAGCTGGCCCTCTCCTCGCTCATCTCCATCAACGCTGACAACGGGCAGCTGTTTGCGCTCAGGGCATTGGATTATGAGGCCCTGCAGGCCTTCGAGTTCCGCGTGGGCGCCACAGATGGAGGTTCGCCCGCGCTCAGCAGCCAGACTCTGGTGCGCGTGGTGGTGCTGGATGACAATGACAATGCGCCCTTCGTGCTCTACCCACTGCAGAACGCTTCTGCGCCCTACACTGAGCTGCTGCCCAGGGCGGCGGAGCCTGGATACCTGGTCACCAAGGTGGTGGCAGTGGACCGCGACTCTGGCCAGAATGCCTGGCTGTCATTTCAGCTGCTCAAGGCTACGGAGCCTGGGTTGTTCAGCGTGTGGGCGCACAATGGCGAGGTGCGCACCACCAGGCTGCTGAGTGAGCGAGATGCACCCAAACACAGGCTGCTGTTGCTGGTCAAGGACAATGGAGAGCCTCTGCGCTCTGCCAGCGTCACAATGCACGTGCTAGTGGTGGATGGCTTCTCTCAGCCCTACCTGCCCCTGCCAGAGGTGGCGCTGGATCCTACACGGGAAGAAGATAATCTCACGCTGTATCTTGTCATCTCTTTGGcatctgtgtcttctctcttcctcttgtccGTGCTACTGTTCGTGGGGGTGAGGCTGTGCAGGAGGGCCAGGGAGGCCTCTCTGGGAGGCTGCTCTGTGCCTGAGGGACACTTTCCTGGCCACCTGGTGGACGTCAGCGGGGCAGGGACCCTGTCCCAGAGCTACCAGTATGAGGTGTGTCTGAGCGGAgactctgggattacagattttAAGTTCCTGAAGCCCAGCATTCCCAACAGTCTGATTCCAGACAATTACATGTTGAATAGTTAA